A DNA window from Melospiza georgiana isolate bMelGeo1 chromosome 22, bMelGeo1.pri, whole genome shotgun sequence contains the following coding sequences:
- the RPL22 gene encoding 60S ribosomal protein L22, which produces MAPAQKKPAAKGGKKKKQVLKFTLDCTHPVEDGIMDAANFEQFLQERIKVNGKAGNLGGGVVTIERSKSKITVTSEVPFSKRYLKYLTKKYLKKNNLRDWLRVVANSKESYELRYFQINQDEEEEEEED; this is translated from the exons ATGGCGCCCGCG CAGAAGAAGCCAGCGGCGAAAGGTGGTAAGAAAAAGAAGCAGGTTCTGAAGTTCACGCTGGACTGCACGCACCCCGTCGAGGATGGAATCATGGACGCCGCCAACTTC gagcagttcCTGCAGGAGCGGATCAAGGTGAACGGCAAAGCGGGAAACCTGGGCGGGGGCGTGGTGACCATcgagaggagcaagagcaagATCACGGTCACGTCAGAGGTGCCCTTCTCCAAGag GTACCTCAAGTACCTGACCAAGAAGTACCTAAAGAAGAACAACCTGCGGGACTGGCTGCGCGTGGTGGCCAACAGCAAGGAGAGCTACGAGCTGCGCTACTTCCAGATCAaccaggatgaggaggaggaggaagaagaggattGA